The following coding sequences lie in one Cotesia glomerata isolate CgM1 linkage group LG5, MPM_Cglom_v2.3, whole genome shotgun sequence genomic window:
- the LOC123265273 gene encoding uncharacterized protein LOC123265273, producing the protein MVNGAELNEGNAVTMVASQRLPELVAADPEMWFAMIESQFVRNHITDKQQQYLQVLSSIPSRYATEVRDIIMKPLTAALYDELKVQLIKRLSVSQEEKTRKLLEGEKMGDEKPSQYLRRLQAQAGSSFPDHLLKTLWLRGLPEKYQTAMATQQEKAVTAMAEVADFIHGLLPSRPSIAEVAITRDTQLALTMQQLHLEIAEIKNHLGIMNARGSEAEFYRRGRSQTPHRGHNSQQRPRSRSLQRGPRPPGMCWYH; encoded by the coding sequence atggttaaCGGCGCGGAATTAAATGAAGGCAATGCGGTGACGATGGTGGCCTCCCAACGACTTCCCGAGTTGGTTGCAGCAGATCCCGAGATGTGGTTCGCGATGATCGAATCTCAATTCGTAAGAAACCACATCACCGATAAGCAGCAGCAGTACCTGCAGGTATTATCATCCATACCTTCGCGGTACGCGACCGAAGTGCGGGACATCATCATGAAACCGCTTACTGCTGCCCTATACGACGAACTGAAAGTGCAGCTGATTAAAAGGTTAAGCGTCAGTCAAGAAGAGAAAACCCGCAAGCTGCTTGAAGGAGAGAAAATGGGCGATGAGAAACCATCGCAATATCTTCGCCGATTACAAGCGCAAGCTGGATCATCGTTCCCTGATCATCTTCTTAAGACACTGTGGCTACGGGGTTTACCGGAAAAATATCAAACGGCTATGGCTACCCAACAGGAAAAGGCCGTCACAGCTATGGCAGAAGTCGCCGACTTCATCCATGGATTGCTGCCTTCACGCCCGTCAATTGCAGAAGTGGCGATAACCCGGGATACACAGCTTGCCCTAACGATGCAACAATTGCACCTGGAAATTGCTGAGATTAAGAACCATCTAGGCATCATGAACGCCCGTGGAAGTGAAGCAGAATTCTATAGGCGTGGCAGGTCCCAGACACCCCATCGAGGTCATAATTCCCAGCAGAGACCCCGCTCTCGGTCACTTCAACGGGGCCCACGGCCTCCTGGTATGTGCTGGTACCATTAA
- the LOC123265534 gene encoding mitochondrial inner membrane protease ATP23 homolog: MSEEKKEDKVYTPPPRKTIPDDQGELWGHDLYPERRKLKQKNVVNTLMMKEGKEELDKYHCEKLVYKCVKKHPLVQLMTRALKASGCPIDLRRHLSCEECDPSVTGGYDPELNQIVVCQNNSKIEGIIGSVLTHEMIHMFDYCRNNLDFKNLDHLACTEIRAANLTYCSFLSAFIDGDASPFNMKKKHQECVKRRAMLSVLAARGVTPQEATAAVERVFTRCYNDMEPIGRRIKRNTGDMDKALYEATLFGYD, encoded by the exons atgtcagaagaaaaaaaagaagataaagtTTACACACCACCTCCGAGGAAAACGATTCCTGATGATCAGGGTGAACTTTGGGGACATGATCTGTATCCTGAAAGGCGAAAATTAAAGCAGAAAAATGTTGTCAATACATTAATGATGAAGGAAGGCAAAGAAGAGCTTGATAAATATCACTGTGAAAAACTTGTATATAAATGTGTGAAGAAAC atccACTAGTTCAATTAATGACTCGAGCTTTGAAAGCTTCTGGCTG TCCAATTGATTTACGAAGGCATTTATCCTGTGAAGAATGTGATCCCTCGGTAACTGGAGGTTACGATCCGGAATTGAATCAAATAGTAGTTTGTCAGaataattctaaaattgaAGGGATCATTGGTAGCGTTTTAACTCACGAGATGATTCATATGTTTGATTACTGTCGTAATAACTTGGACTTTAAAAATCTTGACCATTTAGCTTGCACGGAAATACGTGCAGCTAATTTAACTTactgcagttttttaagtGCTTTTATTGATGGTGATGCATCGCCTTTTAATATGAAGAAGAAACATCAAGAGTGTGTCAAAAGACGAGCCATGCTGTCTGTACTGGCTGCCAGAGGTGTTACGCCGCAAGAAGCTACCGCTGCGGTTGAAAGAGTTTTTACTAGATGTTATAATGACATGGAGCCTATTGGTAGGAGAATAAAACGTAATACTGGTGATATGGACAAAGCTTTGTATGAAGCAACACTATTTGGTTATGATTAA
- the LOC123265657 gene encoding uncharacterized protein LOC123265657 isoform X2, whose protein sequence is MATWVAHALNLFLLLLTFNGNPGHTAKTFTFPEYPYKETSKNELMFREFEQACEESGACKTLSQPRSSVAKIRCIRECVSPSCYRELYLFDQAKNFF, encoded by the exons ATGGCGACGTGGGTGGCACACGCGCTCAATCTTTTCCTTCTTTTGCTGACTTTTAACGGCAATCCTGGGCACACAGCAAAGACATTTACATTTCCAGAATATCCGTACAAAGAGACAAGTAAAAat GAACTGATGTTCCGTGAGTTTGAACAAGCTTGCGAAGAAAGTGGTGCTTGCAAGACACTGTCGCAGCCCAGAAGCAGCGTTGCTAAGATACGATGTATACGAGAGTGTGTGTCACCCTCTTGCTACAGAGAACTTTATCTTTTTGATCag gctaaaaattttttctag
- the LOC123265657 gene encoding uncharacterized protein LOC123265657 isoform X1 has translation MATWVAHALNLFLLLLTFNGNPGHTAKTFTFPEYPYKETSKNELMFREFEQACEESGACKTLSQPRSSVAKIRCIRECVSPSCYRELYLFDQLEEGEIDVRLNSFKGCFMQRNGRPKK, from the exons ATGGCGACGTGGGTGGCACACGCGCTCAATCTTTTCCTTCTTTTGCTGACTTTTAACGGCAATCCTGGGCACACAGCAAAGACATTTACATTTCCAGAATATCCGTACAAAGAGACAAGTAAAAat GAACTGATGTTCCGTGAGTTTGAACAAGCTTGCGAAGAAAGTGGTGCTTGCAAGACACTGTCGCAGCCCAGAAGCAGCGTTGCTAAGATACGATGTATACGAGAGTGTGTGTCACCCTCTTGCTACAGAGAACTTTATCTTTTTGATCag ctTGAAGAAGGTGAAATAGATGTAAGATTGAACTCCTTCAAGGGGTGCTTTATGCAACGAAATGGAAGACCAAAAAAATAG
- the LOC123265272 gene encoding uncharacterized protein LOC123265272 → MIDIKQSICRCLARILTNLAHYNLSIQWQGDLRSFCKFIYDGLMSHVDSRKLISDSTSTDASLFCYYFHYHATEDSQVIEIIGKMLSKKILDFSIENLPPSSILQITWFFISEWMLKSTSVDSDKFLPDALTHLIEILLKVGIEKCYMCHPALVVTVLKNPIFPREIRHQVVKLWLKTDGDVYTLVDADHRDVVVDSLIHALKTGCRNVVRRASKDLIEIAKDTNPMNFDFMPNIWEQIFDSLITYKDENEHNFEGFLKLAEKLMTNDLSIIFAMRSVVKFTTFFSCNNKVNSNIKILLINLTNKMFSILANADESIVISSTIFEKNILNEIRDQAFKSANNDLAAACLKCLANIIIILIPVSKKLSQPLIITSSELIDTLSKDLKVSMKVLGLLNNLCFNYENYSDCVIIGFGENNVKSDIYEIYDLLIEIHNKVMSIEWKTTFDCLTNFLIFVKKNYPVAIRDCCENISIHLTIIKTIDSRYVGTEFIKFVNLWLEQGIKFHCSFIDGTFELNRMKIISQDNFCFESTFEKALKHLKIYIKNLDASHSISTALLENLNLKLNIL, encoded by the exons ATGATTGATATAAAACAATCAATCTGCAGATGCCTTGCTCGTATTTTAACGAACCTTGCTCATTATAATTTGTCGATACAATGGCAAGGTGACTTAAGaagtttttgtaaatttatatacgATGGACTGATGTCTCATGTAGACTCTAGAAAACTGATCAGTGATTCAACAAGCACCGATGCATCACTTTTTTGCTATTACTTTCATTACCATGCTACCGAGga ttCACAAGTTATTGAAATTATCGGGAAGatgttgtcaaaaaaaattttagatttttctattgaaaatttaccgCCGTCGTCTATTCTACAAATTACTTGGTTCTTTATTTct gaATGGATGTTGAAGAGTACCTCAGTAGACTCAGATAAATTTTTGCCAGATGCCTTAACTCATCTTATTGAAATCCTTTTAAAAGTAGGAATAGAAAAATGCTACATGTGTCATCCGGCTTTAGTTGTCACCGTTCTTAAAAATCCAATATTTCCCCGTGAAATTCGGCATCAAGTTGTTAAATTATGGTTGAAAACTGACGGTGACGTATATACGTTAGTCGATGCGGATCACAGAGATGTTGTTGTTGATTCTCTCAtc catGCATTAAAAACTGGATGCAGAAATGTAGTGAGAAGAGCTTCAAAGGATTTGATTGAAATTGCAAAAGATACTAATCCaatgaattttgattttatgcCAAATATTTGggaacaaatttttgataGTTTAATTACTTACAAAGACGAAAatg aaCACAACTTTGAGGGATTTTTAAAGCTTgcagaaaaattaatgacaaatGATTTATCTATCATTTTTGCAATGCGTTCTGTAGTAAAATTTACAACATTCTTTAGTTGTAATAACAAAGTTAATtcgaatattaaaattttgttaattaatttaacaaataaaatgttttcaaTTCTTGCAAATGCTGATGAAAGTATAG ttatttcatccacaatttttgaaaaaaatattttaaacgaGATTCGTGATCAAGCATTTAAAAGTGCAAATAATGATTTAGCCGCCGCGTGCTTAAAATGTTTAgcgaatattattataattctaaTTCCAGTTTCTAAAAAG ttaTCACAACCTTTGATTATAACTTCGAGCGAGCTTATAGACACTTTGTCAAAAGACTTGAAAGTTTCTATGAAGGTCTTGGGGCTTTTAAACAATCTTTGTTTCAATTACGAAAATTACAGCGACTGTGTTATTATTGGTTTCGGCGAGAATAATGTCAAAAGCGatatatatgaaatttatGACTTGTTAATTGAAATCCACAATaag GTAATGTCAATTGAATGGAAGACAACTTTTGATTGCCTGacgaattttttgatatttgtaaagaaaaattacccTGTTGCTATTCGAGATTGCTGCGAAAATATAAGCATTCATTTAACAATTATCAAGACGATCGATAGCAGGTATGTTGGGacagaatttattaaatttgtaaatttatggCTGGAACAAGGCATTAAGTTTCATTGTTCGTTCATCGACGGTACTTTTGAATTAAACcgtatgaaaataatttcccAAGATAATTTTTGCTTTGAAAGTACTTTCGAAAAAGCGTTAAAGCACttgaaaatttacattaaaaatctTGATGCGTCTCATTCAATTTCAACCGCTCTTCTCGAAAAtcttaacttaaaattaaatattttataa